A region of the Mus musculus strain C57BL/6J chromosome X, GRCm38.p6 C57BL/6J genome:
agcaataacaaAGTAACTATCACAATGGCTGAAACAAGTCTGCTCACTTGGAATCAACCCTTCTTATCCCAGGAGCAACAGAGTCTTCAGTATCAGGGGCCTAAATTTAGAGATGAAGGTTTGGACCTGTAGCCTGAATCTTTTGCAGAAGTGATGTATTAAAAGGCTGATCAACAATGGTTGCTACAAGAGTACTCCAGGCCAGCCAATCCAACAAGCCCAATACCTTTGAAGGATGAAACCCATGCCCAAGATCACTGCCTGTGCCTGGTGGCTGGGCCTCTACTGAGTGCcacaaagtagaagaaaaaaatctagatgCTAGTGTTCCTCTAAGCATAAATAACTGACATATATTCATGCTGCTCTACCTCAGATATTCAGACTTTTCCCCCTGGTTTTCAGTAAATCAAGTTGGATCACtccactcttctctctcctcctcttctcatttCCTCTGTCCAGCCTCCCCTCCCAGATTCTCCAGTCTGATCACCTTTGTAAACAGTTTGCTAATTTATCTTGGCAGCTGAGGCAGCTATGGGAGCCACAGCAGGCAGAGAGCACAGGAGACTCAGGGCAGCAGGGCTCTCAGCAGGGCTGTTGTGGGTGATCCTTGGACTCTCTATCCTCCAGGAACAGTTTCACTGTTCCAGAAGATGGTGATGATTCTGACGACTGAGATGCACGTGTGGTGGTGTCTCTGGAGGCTAAAGCGCAGGTGCCAAGTGGATCCAAATAGCTGGGTGCAGTTTGTCTCAGGGGCACCTAGGGAGGGTCGGCCTGGTTCTATTCAGCCTCTAGAGGGCAGAGATGAGTCCCAGACCTTGTTCTCTGCATTGTCCTAGCCTTTCTGTTCTGTGAGGCGACTGCAGTTAAGAACGTGTCCAGCAGAGGGCGCGGTGTACATGGATGTTCTCCAGAAACAGTCTTGGCTGGGAAGGAGAGCTAGACTCCAGGTTCTTAAAATACTGTTTTCCTGTGCATTCCTAAGTACTCGTtgccttggaaaacaaacaaatattaaaggtttttgttgttgttaagtagCAAATTAATTTAGGGGGaacagtttggggggggggggaattggtCTCGTTTTGCCATTTAGGCTGGGCTTAAGCTCCGGGGGTCTGAAGATGCTCCTGTCTCAGACTCCAAAGCATGACACTGCATACAGAAGCGTGCAACTGTGCCAGGCTTCCAACCAGGTTTCACATTGTGCTTCTAGGCAGAAAAATAATTTCCTGAAaccgttttttttttaaatgatgtcatTATTGGTCCCCCGCACTCATAGCTGCTGATGCCCACCTCCCACTAACCCTGGGGCTGAAATGTCCTGACTGGGTGTCAACGCTCGTTTGCACTGATGCTCCCCCCTTAAGCCCTAGAGCTGAAATGTCCTGATTGTGTGCCAAAATTTTTTCCACTGATGCCTCACCCATCCCATTAGCCCTGGGGCTGAAATGTCATGATTGGGCACAAACTCTCATTTCTGCTGATGTCCTGTAGCCTCCAGCTAACCCTGAGGCTGAAATGTCCTGATTGGGTGGCAACACTCATTTTTGCTGATGCCCCTCCTCTCCAATTACCCCTGGGTCTGAATCCGTGTCATGATTGAGTGCCAACACTCATTTCTGCTGATGCCCCGGACCTCCCATTAGTCCTAAGCCTGAATCACTGTCATGATTTGGCACCAACCCACATATCCACTGATGCCCGCCCCTCTCAGTAGGCCTGGGCCTGAATCCCTGTCATGATTGGTTCCCAACCCTCATTTCTGCTGAGGCCCCTACCCTCTCATTATTCATGGGGCTGAATCCCTGTCCTGATTGTGCTCCAACACTCATTTCTGCTGAGGCCCTAAACCTCCCATTAGCCCTGAGGTTGAATCCATGTCATGATTGGTCGCCAACACTCATTTCTGCTTATGCCCTGTTCCTCCCATTAGCCTTGGGGCTGAAACCCTGTCATGACTGAACACCAACACTCTTTTCTGCTAATGCCCTGCCTCCCATTAGCCTTAGGCTGAATCCGTGTCATGATTGGGCGCTAACACTCATTTCTGCTGATGCCTTGCCCCTCCCATTAGCCCTGGGGCTGAATTCCTGTCATGATTGGGCACCAACACTCATTTCTGCTGAGGCCCGCCCATCTCATTAGCTCTAGGGCTGAATTCCTGTCATGATTGGATGCCAACCCTCATTTGTGCTGATGCCCTGCTCCTCTCATTAGACCTGGGGCTGAATCCAGGTCATGATTGGGCCCCAACCATCATTTCCACTGATGCCCGCCCCTCCATTAAGCTCTCCTGCTGAGACCATGTCATGATTGGCCTCCAACCCtcatttccactgatggccaccCCTCTCATTAGCCCTGAGGCTGAATCCGTGTCATGATTGGGCCCCAACCCTCCTTTCCACTGATGCCCGCCCCTCCCTTAAGCCCTCCCGCTGAGACCATGTCATGATTGGCCACTAACACTCATTTCCACTGATGCCCACTCCTCCCATTTGCCACTGATGCCTGCCCCTCCCTTTAGCCCTCCTGCTGAGACCACGTCTTGATTGGGCACTAACACTCATTTCCGATGATGCTCACCACTCCCATTTGCCCTGGGACTTAAACCCTGTCATGATTGGGTGTCAACCCTCATTTCCGGTGATGCCCCGCCTCTTCCTATAAACCCTGGCGCTCAAATACTGTGGTCGGTGGGCAGGAACAGCCATTTGGATCACTGCCTGCAGCCTAGCGGTTGAGCTGCTCTAGCGATCTGAGGTACTttgggactgtgggactgtgttCTTTGCTCCCGCCCTGCCCCTGTGAGCGGGTGGGGAATCGCTGAGTCTGTGGTTGTACAGCTCAAGCGCCCGCCATGGCCGAAGCGCCCTCTCGAGTGCGGCAGAACTATGACTGGCAGTGCGAGGATGCTGTCAACACACACATCCAGCTGTACCTCCAATCCTCCTATGAGTACATGTCGATGGCATTCTACTTTGACCGTGATGACGTGGCTCAGGAGAACTTCAAGCGTTTCTTCTTGACCAAGTCACACAACTGCCAGACCAGTGCAGAGATGTTCATGCACCTGCAGAATAAGCGTGGAGGCTGCATCTCCCTTCAGGACATCGCGAGACCAGAACGCAACAACTGGCACGGAGGATTTCAAGCGATGGAATGTGCCTTCCACATGGAGATGCTGATCAACCAGAGCCTGCTCAACATGCACGAAGTGGCCAAGGAGAAAGGCGACCCCCACCTCTGCCATTTCCTGGAGCAAAACTGCCTAGATCAGCAGGTCGACATTTTGAAGGAGATGAGCGGCTACCTGACCAACCTGCGCCAGATGGGAGCCGTAGAGCACAACTTGGCTGAGTACCTCTTTGACAAGCTCAGCCTCTCCTAAAGCTTCAAGTGGACTGAACTGGTATGTCTCCACTGTCGTGGGGTCTTTCTCTGGTCATTACACCTGATATTTATGTTGGTTTTGAAGCAAAGTTCACTCATTTTCGGTTTCTGATGGACTGTTGCTTTAAATAAATTTGAGTGTTTGTTTGCAGCAAAATTGAAGTATCAAATTGATGCTTAAATTCTTAACTTTGGGGACTGTGGGTGTAGCTCACTTGTTGCAGTGCTTACCTGGTATTCAGGAAACCATGGACTGCAACCCAACCATGGCCATAAATAAGGATATGGTGGTCCAAGCCTGAAACCACAGCACtgtggagatagaggcaggaataTCAAGTGTTGAATGCCACCCTCTGCTTTATAGCAAGATTAGGCCCACCTAAGCTATAAGAGCCAGTTCCATAATATTACACCTTCAAAAATCCcttttactttgaaaaaaatgaatgtggCACTCCACTGGGGTTTTTAAATCCCTGGTCAGGAGTATATCTCCATATTCATCGTGATTATTTGGAAGCTTTGAATATCCAGAAGTTTGGAGGGTTAAGGGAGGTGAAGGAGAGTGTGTATGAAGGGGAGACTGAGGGGGGGCAGCACTccagatgtaaagtgagtaaataaattaaatcttatAGAAGAAAGGGGTGGGCAACTAGGCAATTTCCTGACTTAGTTCTGTGGGATGAACAAAGCGCTTTAGATTCCATTAAAGTAGAGTAAGGCATGACAGTGGAATC
Encoded here:
- the Fthl17f gene encoding ferritin, heavy polypeptide-like 17 like 5, with the protein product MAEAPSRVRQNYDWQCEDAVNTHIQLYLQSSYEYMSMAFYFDRDDVAQENFKRFFLTKSHNCQTSAEMFMHLQNKRGGCISLQDIARPERNNWHGGFQAMECAFHMEMLINQSLLNMHEVAKEKGDPHLCHFLEQNCLDQQVDILKEMSGYLTNLRQMGAVEHNLAEYLFDKLSLS